GACAAGAAGCGGCACCTGTGGCTGCTCGGGCTGGTCGTGCCCACGATGTTGTTCACCGTCCTGCCGCTGGTGTGGGGGCTCAACCAGCTCGGCTGGCACACCGCCGCACAGATCCCGCTGTGGATCGGCCCGATGCTGATCTACGCCCTGCTGCCGGCCCTGGACCTGCTGGTCGGCGCCGACGGGCAGAACCCGCCCGACGAGGTGATGGAGCAGCTGGAAAACGACCGCTACTACCGCTACGCCACCTACGCCTACATCCCGTTCCAGTACGCCAGCGCGATCTTCGGCGCCTACCTGTTCACCGCCGCGGATCTGTCTTGGCTGGGCTACCCCGACGGGCTGGGCTGGCTCGGCAAGATCGGCGTGGCGATGACCACCGCCACCGTCGCCGGGGTGGGCATCAACACCGCCCACGAACTCGGCCACAAGCGCGACACGCTGGAGCGCTGGCTGTCGAAGATCACGTTGGCGCAGGTCTGCTACGGCCACTTCTACGTCGAACACAACCGCGGTCACCACGTGCGGGTGGCCACCCCGGAGGACCCCGCCTCGGCACGGTTCGGTGAATCGTTCTGGGAGTTCCTGCCGCGCAGCACCTTCGGCGGTATCCGGTCGGCGTGGCAGCTGGAAGCCGCGCGCATCCGGCGCACCGGCAAGAACCCGTGGAACCCGACGACCTGGCCGGGCAACGATACGGCGAACGCGCTGGCGATGTCGGTGGTGTTCTGGGCCGCGATGATCGCGGTCTTCGGCCTCGGGCTCCTGCCGTATCTGGTGATCAACGCCGTCTACGGGTCGTCGCTGCTGGAGTCGGTGAACTACCTCGAGCACTACGGGCTGGTGCGCCGGAAACTGGACAACGGCCGCTACGAGCGCTGCACCCCGCAGCACAGCTGGAACTCCGACCACATGGTCACCAACCTGTTCCTCTACCACCTGCAGCGCCACTCCGATCACCACGCCAACCCGACCCGGCGCTACCAGACGCTGCGCAGCTTCGACGATTCGCCGAACCTGCCGGCCGGTTACGGCGCGCTGATAGGGCTGACCTACCTCACCCCGCTGTGGCGCCGGCTGATGGACCACCGGGTGCTGGCCCACTACGACGGCGACATCAGCCGGGCCAACATCGCCCCGCGCCGGCGCGAGAAGATCCTGGCCCGCTACCCGGTGGCGGCGCCGTGACCGCCGCCTACCGGTGCCCCGGCTGCGGCCACGTCTACGACGAGGCCACCGGCGCACCGCGGGAAGGATTCCCGGCCGGCACCGCCTGGGAGCAGATCCCCGAGGACTGGGCCTGCCCCGACTGCGCGGTCCGCGAGAAGGTCGACTTCGAACCGGCCACCGGCCACTAGCAACCCCGAGGAGCACCGATGAACGACTACAAACTGTTCCGCTGCCTGCAGTGCGGCTTCGAGTACGACGAGGCGCAGGGCTGGCCCGAGGACGGCATCGAGCCGGGTACCCGCTGGGCCGACATCCCCGAGGACTGGAGCTGCCCGGACTGTGGGGCGGCCAAGGCCGACTTCGAGATGGTCGAAGTCGCCCGCCCGTGACCGCCACGGTGATCGTCGGCGCCGAACCGCACCCGCCCTACGACCGGCCCCCGCTGCCCACGCCGCTGCTGCGCGGGCAGTTGGCGGGCACCCACCCCGATCGCCGAGGCGCTCGGCGTAAACGTCGCGGTCTGAATCGGTTGGTGTAGTCAGCCGCCGTGCCAGCGTCGCTGGTGCTCGGCGTGGCTGCGCAGATAACCTCCGGCGGCGAAGAACGCGTCGTAGAAGTCGGTGTCGAGATGCTGGGCCTGCAGATACATCAGCACCTGCACGGTCGGCACCGTGCCGGGCAGCTTGCCGAACTCCTCGACGATGTAGGTGCCCTGGTGGGTGACCAGTTCGGCGATCCCGTCCGGCGGTAGCGCGCTGGCGCGCACCGCCGCAGTGTCGGCCCAGGGCCCGGCGGTGTCGCGGTGAAACGGGCCACCGGGTCCGAACTTGCGTTCCACCAGCGTGTCCACGGCGGCGGCCACCGAGCCGGTGTGCGCCGGGCACAACGTCTCGAAATAGCCCGGCAGGCCAGTGGGATTGGCCATCGCCCACCGGTCGTCGTGCTCGGCGTGAAACCCCAAGCCGGGTGCGCGCGGGTCCCCGGACCCGCCGAGCACCGACACCCGGTCGAGCCCGTCGAAGATCCACCCGCCCAGCCCGATCGCCTGCAGGGCCAGCATCCCGTTGTGCGCGGCGATCGCCAGCTCCGCGCTGGCCTCGCTGAGCGTGTACTGCTCGACGAACGACAGCGGAACCGGATCGTCGGCGTGCGCCAGCGAGGCGAACCGCGCCATCCCGGGCAGCGCACGCCCGTGGACGTCGTCGACGATGGGGTAGCCGTTGGCGGCGAAGAACCACAGGTTCTCCAACAGATGCTCGGCCAGATCGGCCACCGGGAACGCCAGCAGGCTGCCCGGATGGTTGGCGACCCAGGTGTTGTGGCCCTCCATGTAGGGCTCCTCGCGGGGCAGCTCCAACCGGCGCGGCGAGATCTGCACAAACCGCTCGGCGGTGGTGCTGATCCAGTCGGCGAGATCGGTGATCGGTGCCGGCGCCCGGTCGCGGGTGTCGAGCAGATAGGTCCCGCTGTCGTCGGTGAAGAACACCCGGCTGGTGTGGAACCCGGCCGCCGAGCCGAAGGTGCGCCCGGTGGCGCTGCCGGAGTAGTTGGGCCACGCCGGGGCGTAGCCCGGATGGTGGGTGATGCCGTCGTGCCAGCCGGTGACCCCGGCGACGAACGACAGCACCAGCGCGCGTTCCACCTCGCTCAGCGGCGCGACCGGCCGGCGGCTGGTGAACGCCAACGCACCCGCCGGGATCCGCCCGCCCACCGGGAAACGCCGGGAGCGGCGCCCGACGACGGCGTCGACGAGCGGGAAGCGGGCGACCTCGGCCAGTGCGGCCCGCTCGTGCTCGTCCAGCCTCAAGGGGGTTATTCGGTGATCGTCTCGATCAGGGTGGCCAAATGCCCGGGGGTCAGTTCCACCCCGCACTCGTTGCGCATGTCGGTCAGCGGGCGGGCGATGCCCTGCAGCTCCAGCAGCTCACCGGGGTGGCCGGTGAAGTAGCCGCGCACCGAGTCGCGGGCGTCGGCGGGGGACTGCTTGGCGGCCTCGGTGACCACGTCGTTGGCCTCGGGGTGGTCGTCGAAGAACCCGGCGACCTGGTTGAGCACGCCGCTGGCGGTGCTCGACAACGCCCCGGCGGTGCACGGCGGTGCCGCGGCGGCGGGTGCGGCGGCGGCGATTCCACCCGCCAGCCCGATCGCGGCCACACCGACCGCGAGGTGGGGCAAGTGGGTCCGGCGGGTGCTCGTCATGGGAATCCTTATAAACGTGTGGGCGGGAACCTTCGTCAACCTACCGCAGCTTTGCGGTTCACCGCAGCCGGTCACCGAGGCGACGCAGCCCCTCGGTGATGTCGGCGGTCGGCCCCGCGAACGACAGCCGCACCCAGGTGTTCCCGCCGCCGGGGTCGAAATCCACCCCGGGAGCCAGCGCAACCCCGGTGTCGGCCAACAGCTCCGCGCAGAACCGCAACGAGTCGTCGGTGTGGTCGGCCACGTCGGCGTAGACGTAGAACGCCCCGTCGGTGGGGGCCAGCCGGGTCACGCCCAGCGCGCGCAGCCCGTCGAGAAGCAGCGCGCGGTTGGTGCCGTAGTGGCGCAGATGGCTCTCGGCCTCGTCGATCGCGGCCGGGGTGAACGCCGCCACCGCCGCGTACTGGGCCGGCGCCGGCGGGCAGATGGTGAGGTTGCCGGCCAGCCGGTCCACCGCGCGGCGCAGCGCCGGCGGTACCAGCAGCCAGCCCAGACGCCACCCGGTCATCGCGAAGTATTTGGAGAAACTGTTGGCCACCACCGCATTGCGGGAGCTCTGCCACGCGCAGCTGGTCTCCGGTGCGCCCGGGTAGACCAGGCCGTGGTAGACCTCGTCGCTGATCAGCCGTACCCGGTGGCGGTCACACCAGGCGGCGATCGCGGCCAGTTCCGCCGGATCGATCACGGTGCCGGTGGGGTTGGCCGGGCTGGCCACGATCACCCCCGCCAGCGGGGCGGTCTCGGCGGCCGCGGCGAGCATCGCCACCGTCGGCTGGTAGCGGGTCGCCGGCCCGCACGCCACCTCGACGACCTCGCAGCCGAGCGCGGTCAAGATGTTGCGGTAGCACGGATAGCCGGGGCTGGCGATCGCCACCCGGTCCCCGGGGTCGAAGCAGGCCAGAAACGCCAGCAGAAACCCCCCGGAGGAGCCGGTGGTGATCACCACGTCGTCGGGCTCGACCGTCAGGTCGTAGCGGCGGTAGGACTCGGCGATGGCGCCGCGCAGCTCCGGGATCCCCAGTGCGACGGTGTATCCGAGCTCGTTGCGCTCCAGGGCGGCCGCCGCGGCCGCGCGCACCGGCTGCGGTGCCCCCGCGCTGGGCTGGCCGGCCGACAGGTTCACCACGTCGCCGTGGCTGTGTTGGCGCTGCGCGGCGGCGCGCCACACGTCCATGACGTGAAACGGCGGGATCCCGGCCCGCCGTGCCACCCGCTCCAGCGGTGCGCTCACCCGGCCATCACCCGGTGCAGAAACGCGGTGGAGTCCGGGATCGAGGCCAGCACCGTGCCGGAGTGGTCCTCGTCGGGGTAGATGTGCAGTTCCACCGGCTGGCCGTGGGCGCGCAGCTGTTCGTCGAGCAGCTGCGAGGACCGGGCCGGCACGTCGGTGTCACGCAGCCCCGCCCCGAGGAAGATCGGCCGGTCATACCCGTCGACCGGGGTGCCCATGAAGGCGTCGAGGGCGGCCTCGACGCCCGGCAGCGTGGCGACCGGGGCGGCGAACAGCTCGGGCAGGGCGGTGGTGCCGGCCAGCCGGTCGAGGGCGGGTTTGCAGACGGTCTCGGCCGCGTCGACCAGTTCGAGCCCGCGCGCGCTCAGCACGTCGTCGACGCCGAGGTCCGGACGCGCCTCGCGCAGCGCGGCGAAGATGTAGGAGGCGTAGCTGATCGCCGCCGGCGGCAGCGGGCCGGTGTCCAGGTCGGGCCCGGCCTGCAGGATGACCCGTTCGATGTTGGCCGGGGTGCCGGTGGCGACCACGCCGCGGTAGTCCAGGTCGTCGCCGGCCGTCAACCGATCGGCCCACCAGGCGCTGTTGACCGCGGCGCCGCCGCCCTGGGACTGCCCGACGATCGCCCACTTCGCCGACAGCGGCAGATCCAGCTGGTGGACCGCCTTGACCGAGTCGATCACCGAATGCGCCTCGGTGGCGCTGTTGAGATAGCTCATCAACCCCGGCGTGCCCAGCCCGACGTAGTCGGTGCCGACCACCGCATACCCCTGGTCCAGCCAGTGCGACAGGTAGTCGTCGTCGCGGGGGCTGCGCGGATGCGCCGACGGGGTGCAGTCGTCGCCGAGCCCGACGGTGCCGTGCGCCCACGCGATCACCGGCCATCCGCCCGGCGGCGCGGCGGCGTGCGGGACGAACACCGCCGCGGTGCTCACCGCCGGCCGATCGTGCTGATCGGGGGTGGCGTAGAGGATCCGCAGCGCGCGGGCGGCGCCGCGCACCGACAGCGCGGGGTCCAGGTCGACGGCGGTGATCAGCGTGCCGGCCGGCGGGATCGGCCCGGCGTAGTGGCGCGCGTCGAGCCCCGACCAGTTCGGGGCCGTCTCGGCGTGCGCCGACGGTGTCGAGGCGGGCAGGACCACCGCCGCCAGCAGCGCCAGCACCGCGGTGACCACCACGGCCGGCGCCGGGCCGCGCCCCGGGGTGAGCCGACGGAGAGCCATGGCCCTCACCGTACTGAGCCGGTGAGCACCTCGGCTTCCAAACGGCGCAGATACTCGTCGGGTGAACCGAGTAGCTGCGAGCTGCCGTGTGCCCGTTTGAAATACAGCTGGATGTCGCTCTCCCACGTGATCGCGATCCCGCCGTGCAGCTGGATCGCCTCGGCGGCAACGGCGTTGAAGGCCTCGCCGGCGGTGACGCGGGCCAGCGCCGCCGAGGTCGGGTTCACCGCGTCGAGGGCCTCGGCGACCACCGCGCGTGCCGAGGCGACCGCCACGTGCAGGTCGGCCATGCGGTGTTTGAGCGCCTGGAAGCTGCCGATCGGACGGCCGAACTGCACCCGGCTCTTGGTGTAGTCGACGGTGAGTGCCAGGCAGCGCGCCGCCGCCCCGATCTGCTCGGCGGCCAGCAGCACCGCCGCGTAGTCGCCGATCCCGGGATCGGGGGCCACATCGGTGGTCTCCGCGGGCGTGATGCGCCCCAGCCGTCGGGTGGGGTCCATGGTGGCCAGCGGTGTGGCCTGAAACGTCGCCCACCGGGTGAGCCGGTCGGCCTCGACGCCGATCACCACGTCGTCGGGCCCGACCAGGTCGCCGTTGAGCGCGTAGTCGGGGTCGAGGGCCACCGTGCCGATCGCCTCCCCGGCGGCGAGGCGCTCCAGAGCCGCCGCGTCGGGGTCGTCGGCGGCCAGCAGCGCCAGCTCGGCCAGCGTGGTGCCCAGCAGCGGGGTGGGCACCAGCGCCTTGCCCAGCTCTTCGAGCACCACCGCGGCGTCGGCGAGCTGCCCGCCGGCACCGCCGAGCGGCTCGGGCACCACCAGCGCGGCGGCCCCGACCTGTTCGCACAGCAGCGTCCAGAGCGCCGTGTCGTAGCCGCGCTCGGACTCCATCGCGGTGCGCACCGCCTCGGGCCCGGCGTGCTTGTCGATCAGCGCGGCCACCGTCGAGGCCAGCAGCGCGCGTTCGGAACTCATGTCTAGATCGCCTCACTCATGTCTAGATCGCCTCCAAGACCCGGCGCCGGTGGGTGGCCGCATTGCCCCACGCCGGGCGCAGCGCCTGCACCCGCAGCAGCCACAGCGACAGGTCGTGTTCGGCGGTGAACCCGATCGCGCCGTGGGTCTGCAGCGCGGACTGGGCGGCCAGCAACGCCGCGTCGGCGGCGGCCACCTTGGCCGCGCTGACGTCGCGGGCGG
This sequence is a window from Mycolicibacillus parakoreensis. Protein-coding genes within it:
- a CDS encoding alpha/beta hydrolase family protein; this translates as MALRRLTPGRGPAPAVVVTAVLALLAAVVLPASTPSAHAETAPNWSGLDARHYAGPIPPAGTLITAVDLDPALSVRGAARALRILYATPDQHDRPAVSTAAVFVPHAAAPPGGWPVIAWAHGTVGLGDDCTPSAHPRSPRDDDYLSHWLDQGYAVVGTDYVGLGTPGLMSYLNSATEAHSVIDSVKAVHQLDLPLSAKWAIVGQSQGGGAAVNSAWWADRLTAGDDLDYRGVVATGTPANIERVILQAGPDLDTGPLPPAAISYASYIFAALREARPDLGVDDVLSARGLELVDAAETVCKPALDRLAGTTALPELFAAPVATLPGVEAALDAFMGTPVDGYDRPIFLGAGLRDTDVPARSSQLLDEQLRAHGQPVELHIYPDEDHSGTVLASIPDSTAFLHRVMAG
- a CDS encoding rubredoxin, encoding MNDYKLFRCLQCGFEYDEAQGWPEDGIEPGTRWADIPEDWSCPDCGAAKADFEMVEVARP
- a CDS encoding alkane 1-monooxygenase — encoded protein: MVTRQPTAAAVWRDKKRHLWLLGLVVPTMLFTVLPLVWGLNQLGWHTAAQIPLWIGPMLIYALLPALDLLVGADGQNPPDEVMEQLENDRYYRYATYAYIPFQYASAIFGAYLFTAADLSWLGYPDGLGWLGKIGVAMTTATVAGVGINTAHELGHKRDTLERWLSKITLAQVCYGHFYVEHNRGHHVRVATPEDPASARFGESFWEFLPRSTFGGIRSAWQLEAARIRRTGKNPWNPTTWPGNDTANALAMSVVFWAAMIAVFGLGLLPYLVINAVYGSSLLESVNYLEHYGLVRRKLDNGRYERCTPQHSWNSDHMVTNLFLYHLQRHSDHHANPTRRYQTLRSFDDSPNLPAGYGALIGLTYLTPLWRRLMDHRVLAHYDGDISRANIAPRRREKILARYPVAAP
- the ipdE2 gene encoding acyl-CoA dehydrogenase IpdE2, which translates into the protein MSSERALLASTVAALIDKHAGPEAVRTAMESERGYDTALWTLLCEQVGAAALVVPEPLGGAGGQLADAAVVLEELGKALVPTPLLGTTLAELALLAADDPDAAALERLAAGEAIGTVALDPDYALNGDLVGPDDVVIGVEADRLTRWATFQATPLATMDPTRRLGRITPAETTDVAPDPGIGDYAAVLLAAEQIGAAARCLALTVDYTKSRVQFGRPIGSFQALKHRMADLHVAVASARAVVAEALDAVNPTSAALARVTAGEAFNAVAAEAIQLHGGIAITWESDIQLYFKRAHGSSQLLGSPDEYLRRLEAEVLTGSVR
- a CDS encoding heme-binding protein, with protein sequence MTSTRRTHLPHLAVGVAAIGLAGGIAAAAPAAAAPPCTAGALSSTASGVLNQVAGFFDDHPEANDVVTEAAKQSPADARDSVRGYFTGHPGELLELQGIARPLTDMRNECGVELTPGHLATLIETITE
- a CDS encoding rubredoxin: MTAAYRCPGCGHVYDEATGAPREGFPAGTAWEQIPEDWACPDCAVREKVDFEPATGH
- a CDS encoding aminotransferase class I/II-fold pyridoxal phosphate-dependent enzyme, whose product is MDVWRAAAQRQHSHGDVVNLSAGQPSAGAPQPVRAAAAAALERNELGYTVALGIPELRGAIAESYRRYDLTVEPDDVVITTGSSGGFLLAFLACFDPGDRVAIASPGYPCYRNILTALGCEVVEVACGPATRYQPTVAMLAAAAETAPLAGVIVASPANPTGTVIDPAELAAIAAWCDRHRVRLISDEVYHGLVYPGAPETSCAWQSSRNAVVANSFSKYFAMTGWRLGWLLVPPALRRAVDRLAGNLTICPPAPAQYAAVAAFTPAAIDEAESHLRHYGTNRALLLDGLRALGVTRLAPTDGAFYVYADVADHTDDSLRFCAELLADTGVALAPGVDFDPGGGNTWVRLSFAGPTADITEGLRRLGDRLR